A single region of the Devosia sp. FJ2-5-3 genome encodes:
- a CDS encoding aldo/keto reductase has product MPNIPQIPLNDGKAIPQLGFGVWQVPDDEAQPAVAAAIRSGYRLIDTAQGYDNEEGVGRAIAEAGIGRDQLFITSKLRNGAHEYDAARKAFDESLKKLGLDYLDMFLIHWPVPDQDKFADAWRALVALRNEGRIRSIGVSNFLPSHIDRIVAETGVKPVINQLELHPQYQQRDIRDYHARHDIKLECYSPLGSGAVLDNDTIAEIAEKHGRSVSQIILRWELDQGLIVIPKSTHEERIAENIEVFDFSLDDEDRRRIDALDDPENGKTGSFPETMNDLF; this is encoded by the coding sequence CATCCCTCAGATCCCCTTGAATGATGGCAAGGCCATCCCCCAGCTCGGCTTCGGCGTCTGGCAGGTTCCCGATGACGAAGCCCAACCCGCCGTCGCCGCAGCCATCCGCTCCGGCTATCGGCTGATCGACACGGCCCAGGGTTACGACAATGAAGAAGGCGTCGGCCGCGCCATTGCCGAAGCCGGCATTGGCCGCGACCAGCTCTTCATCACCTCCAAGCTCCGCAACGGCGCCCACGAATACGACGCGGCGCGCAAAGCCTTCGACGAAAGCCTCAAGAAGCTTGGCCTCGACTATCTCGACATGTTCCTCATCCACTGGCCCGTGCCCGATCAGGACAAATTTGCCGACGCCTGGCGCGCCCTCGTCGCCCTCAGGAACGAAGGCCGCATCCGCTCCATCGGCGTGTCCAATTTCCTGCCCAGCCATATCGACCGCATCGTCGCCGAGACCGGCGTCAAGCCGGTGATCAACCAGCTCGAGCTGCACCCTCAATACCAGCAGCGCGATATCCGCGACTATCACGCCCGGCACGACATCAAGCTCGAATGCTACAGCCCCCTCGGCAGCGGCGCCGTGCTCGACAACGACACCATCGCCGAGATCGCCGAAAAACACGGCCGCAGCGTCTCCCAGATCATCCTCCGCTGGGAGCTCGACCAGGGCCTCATCGTCATCCCCAAATCGACCCATGAGGAACGCATCGCCGAAAATATCGAAGTCTTCGACTTCTCACTCGACGACGAGGACCGCCGCCGCATCGACGCCCTCGATGACCCCGAGAACGGCAAGACCGGCAGCTTCCCC